One Bdellovibrionales bacterium CG10_big_fil_rev_8_21_14_0_10_45_34 genomic region harbors:
- the def gene encoding peptide deformylase produces the protein MAIRKVARMGHPVLRQPARTLSKNEILSDEIQRLIADMFDTMTEYGGVGLAAPQVHEPYQLAVIDIQEDNERYPNQVKSEQFVIINPVIKVLDETAQGFWEGCLSVPGLRGFVERPRKVSIDFLDHKAQPRTVVAEDFLATVFQHELDHLFATLYVDRIKDPTKFAFTEEFQRYHTDDDELETADE, from the coding sequence ATGGCTATTAGAAAAGTCGCCCGCATGGGCCACCCCGTACTGAGGCAGCCGGCGAGAACCCTCTCGAAGAACGAGATCCTTTCGGATGAGATCCAGCGACTGATAGCTGACATGTTTGATACGATGACAGAATACGGTGGAGTGGGGCTTGCGGCTCCGCAGGTACATGAACCTTACCAGCTTGCCGTCATCGACATTCAAGAAGACAACGAGCGGTATCCGAATCAAGTGAAGTCTGAGCAGTTCGTTATCATAAATCCTGTGATCAAAGTGCTCGATGAAACTGCGCAAGGGTTTTGGGAGGGCTGTCTGTCAGTGCCAGGACTCCGAGGTTTTGTTGAGAGACCACGCAAAGTTTCAATTGATTTTTTAGATCACAAAGCTCAGCCTCGCACCGTTGTGGCAGAAGATTTTTTAGCAACCGTGTTTCAACACGAGCTCGATCACCTGTTTGCCACTCTTTACGTCGATCGCATCAAAGACCCAACGAAGTTCGCTTTTACTGAAGAATTCCAGCGCTACCACACCGACGACGACGAACTCGAAACAGCTGATGAATAA
- a CDS encoding methylmalonyl-CoA carboxyltransferase, whose protein sequence is METESHLTDEKLTLLERKNEEALVGGGEDKAVKHKEGGRYTARERLDILLDPGSFVEIDRFMTHRCSNFGMEDKKFLGDGVITGYGRINGKQVFVYSQDFTVFGGSLSSTQAKKICKIMDLAMKAGAPMIGLNDSGGARIQEGVEALGGYADIFLKNTMASGVIPQISAIMGPCAGGAVYSPSITDFIFMVKNTSYMFVTGPDVIKAVTHEDVSKESLGGAHTHAEKSGVAHFACEDEKHTLLMIRELLNFLPSNNVDDPPVLPTKDKPDRVEESLNYLIPANPKKPYDMKEVIRSVVDEGYFLEVHQNYATNIIVGFARFNGRSVGIVANQPQVLAGCLNIKASIKAARFVRFCDAFNIPLITLVDVPGFLPGVEQEWNGIITHGAKLLYAYAEATVPKITVITRKAYGGAYDVMASKHLRSDINLAYPSAEIAVMGAEGAVNIIFREQIKKASNPDKERARLTAEYQSKFANPYQAAELGYIDEVIEPAITRKRIVEALELLKNKKDYMPKKRHGNIPL, encoded by the coding sequence ATGGAAACTGAATCACATCTTACAGATGAAAAACTAACACTGCTTGAGAGAAAGAACGAAGAGGCTCTTGTCGGGGGCGGCGAAGATAAGGCAGTAAAACACAAAGAAGGCGGCAGATATACAGCTCGTGAGAGATTAGACATTCTGCTCGATCCAGGAAGCTTTGTCGAAATTGACCGCTTTATGACCCACCGCTGTTCTAACTTTGGAATGGAAGATAAAAAATTTCTTGGTGATGGAGTTATCACCGGATACGGACGCATCAACGGAAAACAAGTTTTCGTCTATTCACAAGACTTCACTGTCTTTGGTGGCTCACTCTCTTCAACTCAAGCAAAGAAGATTTGTAAGATAATGGACCTCGCGATGAAGGCAGGCGCCCCAATGATTGGGCTCAACGACAGCGGGGGGGCGCGCATTCAAGAAGGCGTTGAAGCACTTGGTGGTTACGCTGACATCTTTTTGAAAAACACGATGGCTTCAGGCGTGATACCGCAGATCAGCGCGATTATGGGGCCGTGCGCGGGCGGCGCCGTTTATAGCCCAAGTATTACTGATTTTATTTTTATGGTTAAGAACACCAGCTACATGTTTGTGACAGGGCCCGATGTTATCAAGGCGGTGACTCACGAAGATGTCTCGAAAGAAAGCCTCGGTGGCGCACATACTCATGCCGAGAAATCAGGAGTTGCACACTTCGCCTGCGAAGATGAGAAGCACACCCTCTTGATGATTCGTGAACTTCTTAACTTTCTACCAAGCAACAATGTTGACGACCCACCGGTGCTACCTACAAAAGACAAGCCCGATCGTGTAGAAGAATCGCTGAACTACCTCATACCAGCGAATCCTAAAAAACCATACGACATGAAAGAGGTGATTCGATCTGTCGTCGATGAAGGGTACTTTTTAGAGGTTCACCAAAACTATGCCACCAATATCATCGTGGGTTTTGCTCGATTTAACGGAAGAAGCGTAGGTATTGTGGCCAATCAGCCGCAGGTTCTAGCTGGTTGTTTGAATATCAAAGCCAGTATAAAAGCTGCTAGATTTGTACGCTTTTGCGATGCTTTTAATATACCACTCATAACGCTTGTGGATGTTCCCGGATTCCTGCCGGGTGTTGAGCAAGAATGGAATGGCATCATCACTCACGGCGCCAAATTGCTTTACGCATATGCAGAAGCGACTGTGCCAAAAATCACAGTGATTACTCGAAAAGCCTATGGCGGAGCTTACGATGTGATGGCTTCAAAGCATCTGCGATCAGATATTAACCTTGCCTATCCGTCTGCTGAGATTGCGGTGATGGGAGCTGAAGGAGCCGTGAATATCATTTTTAGAGAGCAAATTAAAAAAGCAAGTAACCCTGACAAAGAGAGAGCCCGGCTAACGGCGGAGTACCAAAGTAAGTTTGCCAATCCTTATCAGGCTGCAGAGCTTGGTTACATAGATGAGGTCATTGAACCTGCAATAACAAGAAAGCGAATTGTTGAAGCACTCGAGCTTTTGAAAAACAAAAAAGATTATATGCCCAAAAAGCGGCACGGAAACATTCCGCTTTAA
- a CDS encoding acetyl-CoA carboxylase biotin carboxyl carrier protein subunit — translation MYFLAEMNGRKFHMEVLEGRSNWTVSLQEDDKKKEIHRIPKSQYMRMDDAISFLFENSSYMIDVAGEGQHFNVYTRGSYREIKLYNDEMLLHESLKKGTGFGAGDNLAAGMPGKIVDIYVKAGDAVKAGQSLLIMEAMKMENEIKAVADTVVKEIKVEKGQSVESGAVLIVFGE, via the coding sequence ATGTATTTTTTGGCAGAAATGAATGGTCGGAAATTTCATATGGAAGTTCTAGAAGGACGCAGCAATTGGACTGTTAGCCTTCAAGAAGACGATAAAAAGAAAGAGATACATCGTATACCGAAAAGCCAATACATGCGGATGGATGATGCGATTAGTTTTCTGTTTGAAAATTCCTCTTACATGATCGATGTGGCCGGTGAAGGCCAACACTTCAATGTATATACACGTGGCAGTTATCGCGAAATTAAACTCTACAACGATGAAATGCTTCTTCATGAAAGTTTGAAAAAAGGAACTGGATTTGGCGCGGGTGATAACTTGGCTGCCGGCATGCCGGGAAAGATCGTAGATATCTATGTTAAGGCCGGAGACGCGGTAAAAGCCGGTCAGTCCTTGCTTATCATGGAAGCTATGAAAATGGAGAACGAGATCAAAGCAGTGGCTGATACTGTTGTAAAAGAGATTAAGGTAGAAAAGGGCCAAAGTGTAGAATCGGGCGCTGTTCTTATTGTCTTCGGGGAATAA
- a CDS encoding type II toxin-antitoxin system RelE/ParE family toxin, with translation MAKYKILVSASAEKVLKGLPKKDLAKVAITVQSLASDPFPLGCRKLAGEKNVFRLRQGSYRIIYEVFKSELIIHILKVGHRKDVYRGI, from the coding sequence GTGGCAAAGTATAAAATCCTTGTCAGCGCGTCGGCAGAAAAAGTCTTAAAAGGACTTCCAAAAAAGGACCTTGCTAAGGTTGCCATTACTGTTCAATCCCTTGCGTCGGATCCCTTTCCGTTAGGATGTAGAAAGCTTGCGGGTGAAAAAAATGTATTTCGCCTTCGTCAGGGCAGTTACCGAATCATTTACGAGGTTTTCAAAAGCGAACTCATTATTCACATCCTCAAGGTAGGCCATCGAAAAGACGTATACAGAGGCATATAG
- the accC gene encoding acetyl-CoA carboxylase biotin carboxylase subunit — protein sequence MFKKILIANRGEIAIRVIRACREMGIRSIAVYSEADRNSLHVILADEAYCVGPAPSRESYLNVEKIIEVAKHSKADAIHPGYGFLSENTNFARTIEKAGIKFIGPTPENIEVMGDKLMARETMENAGVPIVPGSKGSLKTLDEARAVVKEIGYPVMIKASAGGGGKGMRLVREDSELERAFQAARSEALNYFSNDTVYIERFISNPKHIEIQVFGDTHGNVCHLFDRECSVQRRHQKIIEESPSPAVSQAVRTRMGEIAVKAAKAIDYVGAGTFEFIFDGITQDFYFMEMNTRLQVEHPVTEMVTGIDLVKEQIMVALGKKLSFKQEDVVQRGHAVEARICAEDPLTFVPSPGYIRRCRNPQGPFIRVDSYIYPDYEVPIHYDPMLAKVIAFGHTREEAISRLSRALDEYSITGIKTNIVLHKSILAHPKFLDGSYTTQFIEKDFSGKYIDLFKYVDDRVFLISAAIEAYNQQKSLGVWDVNLASQWKKVGREASLR from the coding sequence ATGTTTAAAAAAATTCTGATCGCTAATCGAGGCGAGATTGCAATTAGAGTCATACGAGCCTGTCGTGAAATGGGAATTCGTTCTATCGCAGTTTACTCCGAGGCCGACAGAAACAGCTTACATGTTATTTTAGCAGATGAAGCCTATTGCGTAGGCCCTGCCCCTAGCAGAGAGTCGTATTTGAATGTTGAAAAGATCATTGAGGTTGCCAAGCACTCTAAGGCCGATGCCATTCATCCCGGGTATGGTTTTTTAAGTGAAAACACAAACTTTGCCCGAACAATTGAAAAAGCGGGTATAAAGTTTATTGGGCCAACACCAGAAAATATCGAGGTTATGGGCGATAAACTCATGGCTCGTGAAACAATGGAAAATGCCGGAGTGCCGATTGTACCTGGAAGCAAAGGCTCTCTTAAAACTCTAGACGAAGCCAGAGCTGTTGTAAAAGAAATCGGCTATCCCGTCATGATCAAAGCGTCCGCAGGGGGCGGCGGTAAAGGCATGAGACTTGTTCGTGAAGACTCCGAGCTTGAGCGTGCCTTTCAAGCAGCGCGCTCAGAGGCACTCAATTATTTTTCAAACGACACAGTTTACATAGAGCGCTTTATTAGCAACCCGAAACATATTGAGATTCAGGTTTTTGGAGATACACACGGGAACGTTTGCCACCTCTTTGATCGCGAATGCAGTGTTCAAAGAAGACACCAAAAAATCATTGAAGAGTCACCATCGCCCGCTGTCTCGCAAGCGGTGCGTACTCGTATGGGTGAGATTGCAGTGAAGGCCGCAAAAGCCATTGACTACGTTGGTGCTGGCACATTTGAGTTTATTTTTGATGGCATTACACAAGATTTTTACTTTATGGAGATGAACACGCGGCTTCAAGTTGAACATCCTGTCACTGAAATGGTGACGGGAATCGACCTCGTTAAAGAGCAGATAATGGTCGCACTTGGAAAAAAGCTTAGCTTCAAACAAGAGGACGTTGTTCAAAGAGGGCACGCCGTTGAGGCGCGCATCTGTGCAGAGGACCCTCTCACCTTCGTGCCTTCACCTGGTTACATCCGTCGGTGTCGCAACCCTCAAGGACCTTTTATTCGCGTGGATTCTTACATTTACCCTGACTACGAAGTTCCGATTCATTACGACCCTATGCTTGCGAAAGTCATCGCGTTCGGGCACACCAGAGAAGAGGCTATTTCAAGGTTGAGTCGCGCTTTGGATGAGTATTCCATCACTGGTATCAAGACGAACATCGTTCTTCACAAAAGCATTTTGGCGCATCCCAAGTTCTTGGATGGCAGCTACACGACTCAATTTATTGAAAAGGATTTTAGCGGCAAATACATTGATCTATTTAAGTATGTAGACGATCGCGTATTTTTGATCAGTGCCGCGATTGAAGCCTACAATCAACAAAAGTCCTTGGGGGTTTGGGATGTTAACTTGGCTAGCCAATGGAAGAAAGTCGGCCGCGAAGCCTCTTTGCGTTAG
- a CDS encoding asparagine--tRNA ligase encodes MTIAELAKQEGNQVTLKGWVFNSRSSGKIKFLLLRDGTGFCQCVYFRGECAEEAFELFESLTQESTVEVTGSVRKEPRSVGGYEITAKELKILSKAEPYPISPKEHGIDFLLNNRHLWIRSRKQHAMLRVRGQVIHAIREFFDGRGFTPIDAPIFTPNACEGTSTLFETQYFDDKAYLSQSGQLYMEAGAAAFGKVYCFGPTFRAEKSKTRRHLIEFWMVEPEVAFNNLYDNMELAEEFVTHIVQSVLKNRVEELKVLERDTSGLEKIKPPFPRIHYREACEIILKENPEFKLGDDFGAPDETILSAKFEKPVFVHHYPTKIKAFYMKEDSAEPEYCLSCDLIATDGYGEIIGGGQREDNLEVLLKKLKEHNLPESAFSWYLDLRRYGSFEHAGFGLGVERAIAWITGAPHLREAIPFPRMYGRLHP; translated from the coding sequence ATGACGATTGCTGAGTTGGCGAAGCAAGAAGGCAACCAAGTGACCCTTAAGGGGTGGGTTTTCAATTCGCGATCTTCTGGAAAAATCAAGTTTCTATTGTTGAGAGATGGTACAGGCTTTTGCCAATGCGTTTACTTTCGAGGTGAATGCGCAGAAGAAGCCTTTGAGTTGTTCGAATCTCTCACACAAGAAAGCACGGTCGAAGTTACAGGAAGCGTTCGCAAAGAGCCCCGCAGCGTAGGTGGTTACGAGATCACCGCAAAAGAACTGAAGATTCTCTCTAAGGCAGAGCCCTATCCAATATCGCCTAAAGAACATGGGATCGACTTTCTTCTGAACAACCGACACCTATGGATTCGTTCACGCAAGCAGCATGCTATGCTTCGTGTGCGCGGTCAGGTCATTCACGCGATAAGAGAATTCTTTGATGGCCGAGGGTTTACCCCCATTGATGCTCCTATTTTTACTCCGAATGCCTGCGAGGGCACCTCGACACTTTTTGAAACGCAGTATTTTGACGACAAAGCCTATCTTTCGCAAAGCGGACAACTCTACATGGAGGCCGGCGCCGCAGCCTTTGGTAAAGTGTATTGTTTTGGGCCCACGTTCCGCGCAGAGAAATCAAAAACTCGTAGACACCTTATTGAGTTTTGGATGGTTGAACCAGAGGTCGCATTTAACAACCTCTACGACAACATGGAGCTTGCAGAAGAGTTTGTAACTCATATCGTGCAGTCGGTTTTAAAAAACCGGGTCGAAGAATTGAAAGTTCTTGAAAGAGACACTAGTGGCCTTGAAAAAATTAAGCCGCCCTTTCCGAGAATTCATTATAGAGAAGCTTGCGAAATCATTTTAAAAGAAAACCCTGAGTTTAAATTGGGTGACGACTTTGGGGCTCCAGATGAAACCATCTTGAGTGCAAAGTTTGAGAAACCTGTTTTTGTTCATCACTACCCCACGAAAATCAAAGCTTTCTATATGAAAGAAGATTCGGCAGAGCCAGAATATTGCTTGAGCTGCGATTTGATTGCCACCGACGGCTACGGCGAAATTATTGGTGGGGGTCAACGCGAGGACAATCTTGAAGTGCTGCTTAAAAAACTAAAAGAGCATAACCTTCCGGAATCAGCTTTTAGCTGGTATTTGGATTTGAGAAGATATGGTAGCTTTGAACACGCGGGTTTTGGACTTGGCGTTGAGAGGGCAATAGCTTGGATCACAGGCGCGCCTCACCTTCGCGAAGCTATTCCTTTCCCGCGAATGTACGGACGACTGCATCCGTAA